The Anas acuta chromosome 7, bAnaAcu1.1, whole genome shotgun sequence genome has a window encoding:
- the MKI67 gene encoding proliferation marker protein Ki-67 isoform X6 codes for MPLFGKIIVIKRNGTDGIHFPLTASSCLFGRLNCLQDLNSFIQLRRTECDIRIQLPQVSKEHCKIEVNENEEAILTNLSTVNPTQLNGSCFQQPVPLKHGDVLTIIDRSFRFEYPLQSTPRKRRSRSPKDETRQVLHVQQVAEVELLHKQTSGSKRSSDHSECEEQNADENKQSTEENISKALPVKLQTPKSSYKIKQSTRKQTEMSPFSKLYETLKHEIKVKKTLQGGNVPEKAGKEGGKGALQEPSAQIASSCDHVSPTEEKEIGISENNEEYKMKQEVISSELNQISMVGSATKKCFTRSPRTSVSKEMTKSIRRRSNLQDHKEESTPGKSKGAEVTAKTPKPSKENDRNAACLLQPCSIERLGYADEVKIYNSAITAEKIAQTTNMTNISEVDKHVMSTPTPRRKSPRSCFMSPTNEATGVDSVNIGTPTARGDVLLEHKSFSEISAEIQREDSVCRNDSLQQQPLAENKCINQRRNSKQHTPRKSGKVEVLKEICDQTNVDSKKRDSESPASNSKSPRRNVRQSKEFVNKSIHSETPTSGELTSELASPASQKSGSGRKRGRPRTSELRTEKALETNAVEEHDNKTVDRQDSGTQQDLATNGCNQKSDLEDTSVLRPRRSSSKRSLGSASVLEGNEAVSEMNVSDLLAEEESGNTKTASQKRKSDDLLPQPLGKRKRVSFGGHLSPELFDKSLPPNSPLKRGAIPARLSLPFGGSPRAVLKKAQGLKHFAVQELSVCLQKEKMSPEKLPAQTPPAASSPHSGKATPQLPTGSPAPYTKGRFSVSHITTPSPIAEEQNGVAKDMNTGEKNGALEKTPKSNGVSRDDKTSMATPNKLTRSSRRSMKKTPMKRRSGAVAVISSKRRSGASTANLLVAKSWAEVVKLGVARPQAKAVKKRAPKRRPMKKTTQSPKTPERKIKGHFSTGHAESPATIVVGRAHSTTGRMAGQVPKVVKNPISKQNLNMDESFTGLAEMFKTPENTSGKTSPSSTVRDSDLTPPCTTMDISELRTPEESGEMMVSPLNTPDSSGEILDCQDISDLMREKESPKSIFEIMSSRIPERRIAMLEEDLDVDSVSVSAEKQASRVKLASKRKTPDQKLESVNVVSGIKQLLRTPKKKPEPVEVLSGIKQLMKTPKQKPEPAEVLSGIKQLMETPKQKPEPAEVLSGIKQLRKTPKQKPEPAEVLSGIKQLMKTPKQKTEPVEALSGIKQLMKTPKQKPEPAEVLSGIKQLMKTPKQKPEPAEVPSGIKQLRKTPKQKPEPAEVLSGIKQLMKTPKQKTEPVEALSGIKQLMKTPKQKPEPAEVLTGIKQLMKTPKQKPEPAEVLSGIKQLMKTPKQKPETVEALSGIKQLMKTPKQKPEPAEVLSGIKQLMKTPKQKPEPAEVLSGIKQLMKTPKQKPEPAEVRSENVMDPKQEDAVTACTNGSREYGGNKTVLEDKGNTSQDKDSQQKLSTSEDHSTQRLTRGRPRKTVHPPSTKQCEKDLNSKELQGLEKKSIQEEMGEISTSTSVAKNTGRGRRTNLCMEKEIVSKHPDEKTVETVSLVETQVDTRRPRRGKTKEPKELKHPSEDLESSEKDSSVLQKDPANRKQALQEYDISSTSVTEDDQSRKTEGVSSSTQDENHQLQTDLKKSENASDKGSVEDREEILLSHQKRSRGMKKIENTEVLLPPKRQRRARNEQVEQAPSEELHGTTRKLRKHQSAKLLQGDEQTSETAPTEASGNRTELEVKVTEKRGKSSRNARKQPTEVKTDMCGMALENTQNVQKAKETSNETITETKSPTKNERKISLGDEAENAQENTTKASQRLKSESSSGETDKMPVTVLNLEFKQEANRTRSRRGKKDSSEKKADEFAQDVNSLDLTLKCKSETEESSPKESSASSCVKQAHQVMKDQNNTADTLVTALNSDGIAHRHQKQTRNEQEANEPKQTEILQENQTQNNRITRRRLRGRRVNFKLEEASSEALGEERNLPGNEEGMACKHDQREASENPLEVRRSRRRQADSIPQAACSAFTKKETLIKDHSKDETSTKDQDPALEAIPSSTEEVPLRGRRRREVAVASQTVSSLSIREKRGLLEGDDKKMTVKEDQNPALGDNTLQAKANASARDKRKEIDLAAEAKSSASLWRKRGLSETDDKEESTNEEQNVLLESVSCAKAKPLGRGRRKETPPVSHTTNSISLRRKRGLPADNGKEEALKDQNVPLGAVVSSLKDQPKRGRRNEAAILLEATSSTPARGKRNLSKESSRNNNHRKAKKMISEKPSSEEKIDLSKGYSGKKCSITSLAVSSSSLQGLPEDGKNETPKEQQGILLEVTQSGKENPSKAGRRKIVPSKSEETSSTFLREKLVLPEDRGQNGILKEGEGTALENNSSQEKHRQLRNKRKNVQFKPEAATSLRDNGNLPENGNISEMQCMIPTGSEESNQSGKGKEVNPTQQTTSTSRRRKCLLPADDVPPKKSKSENDENGSPKKGKRNKTEEKLEGNVKTTQTAGGTNRTTRSSTRASARTRK; via the exons GAGAACAGAATGTGACATCCGCATCCAGTTGCCTCAGGTCTCAAAAGAACATTGTAAAATTGAAGTAAATGAAAACGAGGAG gcAATCTTGACAAATTTAAGTACAGTAAATCCTACGCAGCTGAACGGTAGCTGTTTTCAGCAACCTGTACCTCTGAAGCACGGAGATGTGTTAACTATTATTGATCGTTCTTTCAG GTTTGAATATCCTCTCCAATCAACTCCAAGAAAAAGGCGTTCCAGATCTCCAAAAGATGAAACGCGGCAG GTTCTTCATGTTCAGCAGGTGGCAGAAGTGGAGTTATTACATAAGCAAACTTCAGGATCTAAAAGATCTTCAG ATCATTCTGAGTGCGAAGAACAAAATgctgatgaaaataaacaaagtacAGAGGAAAATATATCCAAAGCCTTACCAGTTAAGCTACAAACACCTAAATCTTCATATAAGATAAAACAATCTACtagaaagcaaactgaaatgtCTCCCTTTAGTAAACTCTATGAAACGCTGAAACATGAgattaaagtgaaaaaaactCTGCAAGGAGGAAATGTACctgaaaaagctggaaaagaagGTGGTAAGGGTGCCCTGCAGGAACCAAGTGCTCAAATCGCATCAAGTTGTGATCATGTAAGCcctactgaagaaaaagaaattggcataagtgaaaataatgaagaatataaaatgaaacaagaagtAATTAGTTCAGAACTTAATCAAATCTCAATGGTAGGAAGTGCTACCAAGAAATGTTTTACCAGAAGTCCGCGAACTTCTGTTTCAAAGGAGATGACAAAAAGTATTCGCAGGAGAAGTAACTTGCAAGATCATAAGGAAGAAAGTACACCAGGTAAATCTAAAGGCGCTGAAGTTACAGCCAAAACACCCAAACCCAGTAAGGAGAATGATAGAAATGCAGCATGTctgctgcagccatgctccATAGAACGCTTGGGTTATGCAGATGAGGTGAAAATCTACAACTCTGCAataacagcagagaaaatagcACAGACAACAAACAtgacaaacatttctgaagtagACAAACATGTTATGTCTACACCAACCCCCAGAAGGAAGAGTCCTCGATCTTGTTTCATGTCACCTACCAACGAAGCTACTGGGGTGGATTCTGTAAATATTGGTACTCCGACAGCTCGAGGAGATGTGTTGTTGGAACACAAgtctttttcagaaatttcagctgaaattcaaAGGGAAGATTCAGTGTGCAGAAATGATAGCCTCCAACAACAGCCtttggcagaaaataaatgcataaaccAGAGACGAAACAGTAAACAACATACACCAAGAAAATCGGGGAAAGTAGAAGTGCTGAAAGAAATCTGTGATCAGACAAATGTAGATTCAAAAAAGAGAGATTCTGAGTCTCCTGCTTCTAATTCCAAGAGTCCCAGAAGAAATGTCAGACAAAGTAAAGAATTTGTAAACAAAAGCATCCATTCAGAGACACCAACTTCAGGAGAGTTAACATCAGAACTGGCATCTCCTGCTAGTCAGAAATCTGGctctggaagaaaaaggggTAGGCCGAGGACCTCTGAACTGCGAACTGAGAAAGCACTGGAGACAAATGCAGTTGAAGAACACGACAATAAGACTGTAGACAGACAGGACAGTGGAACTCAACAAGATCTGGCCACCAATGGGTGTAATCAGAAATCAGATTTGGAAGATACTAGTGTTCTAAGACCTCGGAGATCATCATCAAAAAGGTCTTTGGGAAGTGCTAGTGTACTGGAAGGCAATGAGgctgtttcagaaatgaatgTTTCTGACCTGTTGGCTGAAGAAGAATCAG gtAACACAAAAACAGCGTCTCAGAAGAGGAAGAGTGATGATCTGTTACCTCAGCCTTTAGGCAAGAGAAAAAGAGTGTCTTTTGGTGGTCATCTAAGTCCGGAACTCTTTGACAAAAGTTTGCCTCCCAACTCACCCCTTAAACGAGGTGCGATTCCTGCAAGGCTGAGCTTACCGTTTGGAGGCTCCCCACGCGCAGTGCTGAAAAAGGCTCAGGGGCTGAAGCACTTTGCAGTCCAG gaACTTTCTGTatgtttgcaaaaagaaaaaatgtcaccAGAAAAATTGCCAGCCCAGACACCCCCAGCTGCCTCTTCCCCTCACTCTGGAAAAGCAACACCGCAGCTTCCTACAGGCTCTCCAGCACCTTACACAAAAGGGCGTTTCTCTGTTTCGCACATCACAACACCATCACCAATTGCAGAAGAGCAGAACGGTGTTGCAAAAGATATGAATACAGGGGAGAAAAATGGTGCCCTAGAGAAAACACCTAAATCTAATGGTGTTAGCCGAGATGATAAAACCTCAATGGCAACACCTAACAAATTAACAAGAAGTTCACGACGTAGTATGAAGAAGACTCCCATGAAGAGGAGGAGTGGTGCTGTAGCAGTTATCAGTTCAAAAAGAAGAAGCGGTGCCTCTACTGCCAACTTACTAG TTGCGAAATCTTGGGCAGAAGTGGTAAAATTGGGTGTTGCAAGACCACAGGCAAAGGCCGTTAAAAAACGTGCCCCGAAACGAAGACCAATGAAGAAGACAACACAGTCACCAAAG actccagaaagaaaaataaaaggtcatTTTAGCACAGGTCATGCAGAATCTCCTGCTACAATAGTTGTAGGCAGAGCGCACTCTACCACTGGTAGAATGGCTGGACAGGTCCCTAAAGTGGTGAAAAATCCAATCTCGAAACAAAACTTGAATATGGATGAAAGCTTCACAG GGCTGGCTGAGATGTTTAAAACTCCAGAAAATACGAGTGGAAAAACATCACCTTCAAGCACTGTTCGTGACAGTGATCTTACACCACCGTGTACCACAATGGACATTTCTGAACTGCGTACTCCTGAAGAATCTG GAGAGATGATGGTGTCACCATTAAATACTCCAGATTCTTCAGGAGAGATACTGGATTGTCAAGACATCTCAGATTTGATGAGAGAGAAGGAATCTCCAAAGTCTATATTTGAAATAATGTCCTCCAGAATTCCAGAAAGAAGAATAGCTATGCTGGAAGAAGATCTTGATGTGGATAGCGTGTCAGTAAGTGCAGAGAAACAAGCCTCTCGGGTGAAATTGGCAAGTAAAAGGAAAACTCCAGATCAGAAGTTGGAGTCAGTCAACGTTGTATCAGGCATCAAGCAGCTATTAAGAACCCCAAAGAAGAAGCCAGAACCTGTAGAGGTCCTGTCGGGCATCAAGCAGCTCATGAAGACCCCAAAGCAGAAACCAGAGCCAGCTGAGGTCTTGTCGGGAATCAAGCAGCTcatggagaccccaaaacagAAGCCAGAGCCAGCTGAGGTCCTGTCGGGCATCAAGCAGCTCAGGAAGACCCCAAAGCAGAAACCAGAGCCAGCTGAGGTACTGTCAGGTATCAAACAGCTCATGAAGACCCCgaagcagaaaacagaaccTGTAGAGGCCTTGTCAGGCATCAAGCAGCTCATGAAGACCCCAAAGCAGAAACCAGAGCCAGCTGAGGTCTTGTCGGGAATCAAGCAGCTCATGAAGACCCCAAAACAGAAACCAGAGCCAGCTGAGGTCCCTTCTGGCATCAAGCAGCTCAGGAAGACCCCAAAGCAGAAACCAGAGCCAGCTGAGGTACTGTCAGGTATCAAACAGCTCATGAAGACCCCgaagcagaaaacagaaccTGTAGAGGCCTTGTCAGGCATCAAGCAGCTCATGAAGACCCCAAAGCAGAAACCAGAGCCAGCTGAGGTCCTGACAGGTATCAAACAGCTCATGAAGACCCCAAAGCAGAAACCAGAGCCAGCTGAGGTCCTGTCAGGTATCAAACAGCTCATGAAGACCCCGAAGCAGAAACCAGAGACTGTAGAGGCCTTGTCAGGCATCAAGCAGCTCATGAAGACCCCAAAACAGAAACCAGAGCCAGCTGAGGTCCTTTCTGGCATCAAGCAGCTCATGAAGACCCCCAAGCAGAAACCAGAGCCAGCTGAGGTCCTGTCGGGCATCAAGCAGCTCATGAAGACCCCGAAGCAGAAACCAGAGCCAGCTGAG GTCAGGTCAGAAAATGTTATGGATCCTAAGCAAGAAGATGCTGTAACTGCTTGTACTAATGGCAGTCGTGAGTATG GGGGgaataaaactgttttagaaGACAAAGGAAATACTTCACAAGATAAAGATTCTCAACAAAAGTTGTCAACTAGTGAAGACCACTCTACCCAGAGACTAACAAGGGGCAGACCAAGGAAGACTGTACATCCACCTTCAACAAAGCAGTGTGAAAAGGATTTAAATTCAAAAGAATTGCAAGgtctggagaaaaagagcaTCCAAGAAGAGATGGGAGAGATCAGTACTTCAACTTCAGTAGCTAAAAAtacaggaagaggaaggagaacaAATCTTtgcatggaaaaagaaattgtttcaaAGCATCCTGATGAGAAAACAGTTGAAACCGTTTCACTTGTGGAAACGCAGGTTGATACTCGAAGACCAAGAAGAGGTAAAACTAAGGAACCAAAGGAGTTAAAACATCCTAGTGAGGATCTTGAGTCTTCTGAAAAAGATTCTTCAGTGCTACAAAAAGATCCTGCAAATAGGAAACAGGCTTTGCAGGAGTATGATATCAGTAGCACATCTGTAACTGAAGATGATCAaagcagaaagacagaaggCGTATCTAGTAGCACTCAGGATGAAAATCACCAACTgcaaacagatttaaaaaaatctgaaaacgCATCTGACAAAGGTAGTGtagaagacagagaagaaattcttctaTCGCATCAGAAGAGGTCtagaggaatgaaaaaaatagaaaacacagaagtacTGCTTCCACccaaaagacaaagaagagcTAGGAATGAACAGGTTGAACAAGCTCCTTCAGAGGAACTTCATGGGACGACAAGGAAACTTCGTAAACACCAATCAGCAAAATTACTACAAGGTGATGAGCAGACTTCTGAGACTGCCCCCACAGAAGCATCTGGAAACAGAACTGAACTTGAAGTAAAGGTAACAGAAAAAAGAGGTAAGTCTTCAAGAAATGCTAGAAAACAACCAACAGAAGTAAAAACAGACATGTGCGGGATGGCActtgaaaatacacagaatgtTCAGAAAGCAAAGGAGACTTCAAATGAAACCATTACCGAAACAAAATCACCCAccaaaaatgagaggaaaatatCTCTGGGAGATGAAGCGGAAAATGCTCAGGAAAATACTACAAAGGCATCTCAAAGATTAAAGTCAGAATCATCTTCTGGAGAGACAGATAAAATGCCAGTAACTGTTCTCAACTTGGAATTCAAACAAGAAGCAAACAGAACTAGaagcaggagagggaaaaaagactcttcagagaaaaaggCTGATGAATTTGCCCAGGATGTAAACAGCCTAGATCTTACGCTTAAATGTAAGTCAGAAACAGAGGAATCTTCTCCCAAAGAGTCTTCAGCCTCTAGTTGTGTCAAGCAGGCACACCAAGTAATGAAAGACCAGAACAACACAGCTGACACATTGGTAACTGCTCTAAACAGTGATGGCATTGCTCATAGACATCAAAAGCAGACAAGAAATGAGCAGGAAGCAAATGAACCAAAGCAAACTGAAATCCTGCAAGAGaatcaaacacaaaataatagaATTACACGTAGAAGACTTAGAGGAAGAAGAGTTAATTTTAAACTTGAAGAAGCCAGTTCCGAAGCTCtaggagaagaaaggaatttACCTGGGAATGAGGAAGGAATGGCTTGCAAACATGATCAACGTGAGGCTTCAGAAAATCCTTTAGAAGTaaggaggagcagaagaaggCAAGCTGATTCCATTCCACAAGCAGCTTGTTCTGCCTTTACGAAAAAAGAAACCTTAATTAAAGATCATAGTAAAGATGAGACTTCTACAAAAGATCAAGATCCAGCTTTGGAAGCTATTCCCTCTTCAACAGAAGAAGTTCCGCTGAGAGGACGAAGAAGGCGAGAGGTTGCTGTAGCATCACAAACGGTGAGTTCTCTTTCTATCAGAGAAAAACGTGGGTTGCTAGAAGGTGATGATAAAAAGATGACTGTGAAAGAAGATCAAAATCCAGCATTGGGAGATAACACTTTGCAGGCAAAAGCAAATGCATCAGCAAGggacaaaagaaaagagattgaTCTAGCAGCAGAGGCAAAAAGTTCAGCTTCTCTCTGGAGAAAACGTGGCTTGTCAGAAACTGATGACAAAGAGGAGAGTACTAATGAAGAACAAAACGTGCTTTTGGAATCGGTGTCCTGTGCAAAAGCAAAGCCATTAGGAAggggcagaaggaaagaaactccTCCAGTGTCACACACAACTAATTCCATTTCTCTTAGAAGAAAACGTGGTTTGCCAGCAGATAATGGTAAAGAAGAGGCTCTTAAAGATCAAAATGTTCCATTAGGAGCAGTTGTTTCAAGTCTAAAAGATCAACCAAAAAGAGGCAGAAGGAATGAAGCTGCCATCTTGTTAGAAGCCACAAGTTCTACTCCTGCTCGGGGAAAACGTAACTTATCAAAAGAAAGTAGCAGAAATAATAATCATAGGAAAgctaaaaaaatgatttctgaaaaaCCCTCTTCCGAAGAAAAAATTGACCTTTCAAAAGGGTACTCAGGGAAAAAGTGTAGTATCACTTCACTGGCTGTTAGTTCTAGTTCACTTCAAGGTTTGCCAGAAGATGGTAAGAATGAAACTCCCAAAGAGCAACAGGGTATACTTTTGGAAGTAACCcaatcaggaaaagaaaatccatcgaaggcaggcagaaggaaaatagTTCCTTCCAAATCTGAAGAAACTAGTTCAACCTTTCTCAGGGAAAAGCTTGTCTTGCCTGAAGACAGAGGTCAAAACGGAATCCTTAAGGAAGGTGAAGGTACAGCTCTGGAAAATAACTCATCCCAGGAAAAACATAGGCAACTgagaaataagaggaaaaatgtaCAATTCAAACCAGAGGCAGCTACTTCTCTTCGTGACAATGGCAACTTGCCTGAAAACGGCAACATTTCGGAAATGCAGTGTATGATACCCACTGGTTCTGAAGAAAGTAATCagtctggaaaaggaaaagaggttAACCCTACCCAACAGACAACTTCCACTTCTCgcagaagaaaatgtctgttGCCAGCAGATGACGTACCAcctaaaaaatcaaaatcag